Below is a genomic region from Gemmatimonadetes bacterium SCN 70-22.
TGGCGCCCGGCGCGGGGACGGGCCAGCGACTCGTCGCACGTGCATGCGGCGCGCGGTGGCCGCGTGATCCTCTCCCCCGGCAATCGCACGTACCTCGACATGAAGTACGATAGCGCCACGACGCTCGGGCTCATGTGGGCCGGGGTGTTCGGCGTGCGCTTCGCCTATGACTGGGACCCGGCAACGGCGATCCCCGGCGTGGCCGACCAGGCGATCCTCGGCGTCGAGGCGCCGCTCTGGTCCGAGACGCTGGAGCGCCGCACCGATTTCGAGTTCATGGCCTTCCCGCGCCTGGTCGCGCTCGCCGAGGTCGGATGGTCCATGCAGGGCAACCGCACCTGGGCGTCGTTCCAGCGCCGCCTTGGCGACCACGCCCCCCGCCTGGCCGCGTTAGGCATCAACTTCCACCGCGCGCGCGACATCCCCTGGAGGGAGCGGTAGGGCGGGCATCGCGCGCCGGCGCCGTAACCTCCTGCGTGGTTGGCGCGCTCTCACGTCCCGGGAGCGCGCCCGCCGATTGACGCGTCCGTGGTGCGGGCTATGTTCGCGGCATCCCCCACCCTCCCGCACCCATGCGCGCCTTCCCTGGCCTTCCCCGGTCGCTCGCCCTCGCCTGCTTCGCCGCCGCCCTCGCGCCGCTCTCGCTCGGCGCGCAGGGCAAGAAGGGTGATCCGGGCGCTGCCGTCCTCGCCGCCCTCGACGCGCGGTTCGACCACTACGCCGGCGTCGCCAAGCAGATCTGGGGCTTCGCCGAAGTCGGCTACCAGGAGGAGAGGTCGAGCGCCCTCCTCCAGCGGGAGCTCGAGGGGGCCGGCTTCTCGCTCGAGGTCGGCGTCGCCGGCGAGCCCACCGCCTTCGTCGCTTCCTACGGAAGTGGCAAACCCGTCATCGCCATCGTCGGCGAGTTCGACGCCCTTCCCGGGCTCTCGCAGGAGGCGACCCCGTTCAAGAAGGCGGTCGCCGAGGGCGGGGCGGGGCACGGGTGCGGGCATCACCTGTTCGGCACCGCCTCCACCGCGGCCGCGATCGCGGTCAAGGAGTGGATGGTGGCCAACAAGGTTCCGGGGACGCTCCGCTTCTACGGCACCCCCGCCGAAGAAGGGGGGAGCGGCAAGGTCTACATGGTGCGCGCCGGGCTGTTCAAGGATGTCGACGCCGTGGTGTCGTGGCATCCGGGCGACCGCAACGGCGTCGACGCCAACAGCACGCTGGCCAACATCTCGGCCAAGTTCCGCTTCCGCGGCATCTCGGCGCACGCGGCCGCGGCACCCGACAAGGGACGCTCCGCGCTCGATGGCGTCGAGGCGATGACGCACATGGTGAACATGATGCGCGAGCACGTCCCGCAGGACACGCGCATCCACTACATCATCACCGCCGGCGGGCGGGCACCGAACGTGGTCCCCGACTTCGCCGAGCTGTTCATCTACGCGCGCCAGGGCGACATGCGGGTGCTGGACGAGATCTGGGAGCGGATCATCAACGCCTCCAAGGGCGCCGCGCTCGGGACGGGGACGACGGTGGATCACGAGACCATCGGCGCGGTCTACAACATCCTTCCCAACGAGGTGCTGTCGAGGGTCCAGCAGAAGAACCTCGAGCGCGTGGGGGGCGTGCAGTACACGGCCGACGATCGGGCCTTCGCCGAGCAGCTGCGGAAGACGCTCCAGGGGCCGGTGCCGCCCATCGACGATGCGGCGAAGGTCTTCCCCTTCTCCGGGGGGAGCGTCGACCCGGCCAGCACCGACATGGGCGACGTGTCGTGGGCGGTGCCGACGGTGCAGCTCAGCGCCGCCACCTGGGTGCCGGGGACGCCGGCGCACTCGTGGCAGGCGGTTGCGGCTGGCGGCACGCCGATCGGCGCCAAGGGGATGATGGTCGCCGCCAAGACGATGTCGCTCACCGCCATCGACCTCTTCCGCGATCCGTCCCTCCTGGTGAAGGCCCGGGCCGAGTTCGACCAGCGGCGTGGCGCCGACTTCGTGTACAAGACGCGCCTCGACCGCGACAAGCCGGCGCTGGACTACCGGAAGTAGGCGGCGCGGAGACCGACGCGTCGTGCCCGGGCACGAAGGGATGCTTCGGCGCGGGATCGCGTCGCCCCCCGGCGCCGCCGCATGAGTGGCGCCGGGGTGGCGTTCGGTGTCGACCGCGTCGTGCGCGACGGCGCGCTCCTCCCCCTGGCGGCGCGCGTCGGGCTGGTGACCAACGAGGCCGCGCGCCTCGCCGCTGACGCGGCGGCGCGCTCACGCGTGGCGCTCCTCGAGGCAGGAATTCCGATCGTCCGGCTCTTCTCTCCCGAGCACGGCCTTGCCGCCGTGGGCGAGGACGGCGCGCCGATGCGCGACGGCGTCGATGCCACGACCGGGCTTCCGGTCGTCTCGCTCTACGGCGAGCGCTTCGCCCCCCCGGCGGAATCGCTCGCCGACCT
It encodes:
- a CDS encoding amidohydrolase, with product MRAFPGLPRSLALACFAAALAPLSLGAQGKKGDPGAAVLAALDARFDHYAGVAKQIWGFAEVGYQEERSSALLQRELEGAGFSLEVGVAGEPTAFVASYGSGKPVIAIVGEFDALPGLSQEATPFKKAVAEGGAGHGCGHHLFGTASTAAAIAVKEWMVANKVPGTLRFYGTPAEEGGSGKVYMVRAGLFKDVDAVVSWHPGDRNGVDANSTLANISAKFRFRGISAHAAAAPDKGRSALDGVEAMTHMVNMMREHVPQDTRIHYIITAGGRAPNVVPDFAELFIYARQGDMRVLDEIWERIINASKGAALGTGTTVDHETIGAVYNILPNEVLSRVQQKNLERVGGVQYTADDRAFAEQLRKTLQGPVPPIDDAAKVFPFSGGSVDPASTDMGDVSWAVPTVQLSAATWVPGTPAHSWQAVAAGGTPIGAKGMMVAAKTMSLTAIDLFRDPSLLVKARAEFDQRRGADFVYKTRLDRDKPALDYRK